The Methanomassiliicoccales archaeon genome contains the following window.
TCGATATCCCCACGCTTCCAAAGAACGCAGGCCCGCTGGAGGGCGTCGATCATGGTGTTGAAACGGTCCGGCCATCTCTCCCGCTCCTGGGGCGCGAGAAGCTGTATGAATTCCTTTTGCTTTTTGATCAGGCCGCGCCTCGTAAGTTCTTCCAAGTCCACGCCGCGGGCCTGGGCCAATTTCCGCGCCTCGTCGAATTCCAAGCGGTTTCGACCGTAACTCCACCGCCAAAGGAGGTAGAACTGGGTTTCCCCATCCACGGCGCCAAGGTGCCCATTTTTCAGGATCTGACGCACAGCGAATTCCGCGGTGAATCTTCGGGCCACATCCAAAAGTTCGCGCACGGAGACGGCCTCGCCCGAGAGTTTCAGGACCT
Protein-coding sequences here:
- a CDS encoding DNA methylase; this translates as DFGKVQEEIRQKLAERLPEFWRSGIHGADFFMSAIGPAVEAFGKYSKVLKLSGEAVSVRELLDVARRFTAEFAVRQILKNGHLGAVDGETQFYLLWRWSYGRNRLEFDEARKLAQARGVDLEELTRRGLIKKQKEFIQLLAPQERERWPDRFNTMIDALQRACVLWKRGDIEDLDELLAQTFGALEAFWQVAEAIAATLPEGDEERRLLHGLLGHRQRFRPQGPDLFSGE